The proteins below are encoded in one region of Thioalkalivibrio sp. K90mix:
- a CDS encoding MMPL family transporter: protein MVPNRFPLSPGPALWLIGLLVAASILLWRGELVTDLQGFTPEPVTETGVALDPGGGPAGQILLLGLEGGNSQARADASDHLVQALRDHPAVAEIRNGRLDPDDPALDFLLEHRYLLSPEVTPERFSVDTLRDQLEERREDLGSAAPLMPRELIGRDPTGESLVVLEQLGQAGGGGERDRHGVWVDPERERALLVLHSAAEGMDLDGQEALLKALDEAFAEYADDLGLLVAGPAVIAVEARGRIRGEITAFSLAASLALATLLLVVFRHPHPVWLAAVPLATGILSGAAVVTMVFGHLHGIALAFGITVLGIALDYPLHLFAHSRPPPRDGMRGVARELWPAIGLGAGSTVLVYALMAITGFSGMAQLGLFVLTGVGVAAITTRWVLPRLMPQALQRDGVPPARLPVPAALTQPPVAARWILAASVLGALVVIASTDPFPWEGNLGALHPVPQEHIDRDRELRHALGLPDIRHALLITAPDPERALQAIEALNPGLEDLRDQGTLTDYDHAAQVLPSQTLQRIRQEALPAADTLRARLDTAVDGLGFRADAFEPFLEDVARTRDLEPLTPETLPEGPLRQTTGTLLMPDVDRGDWLAWVRLSGVEDATAVRQWLQREPLADLPGLADVGVQHVDFLRASEDLVSGFRDQALERLALGVVAVALLLLLVTRAPGRSLRILTAVGSGLVLTVAALILLGVSLSLFHLIALLLIVGLCLDYAVFFSRPLRDLQARQDTATSVSICALSTVAVFGLLALSSLPVLRAMGLTVVLGVVFSFLAAALLAQPPQSRRTVPANH from the coding sequence TTGGTGCCGAATCGCTTCCCCCTGTCACCGGGACCGGCGCTCTGGCTGATCGGGCTGCTGGTGGCAGCCAGCATCCTGCTGTGGCGGGGCGAACTGGTCACTGACCTTCAGGGCTTCACCCCGGAGCCGGTCACCGAGACCGGGGTGGCGCTGGACCCCGGGGGCGGCCCGGCCGGACAGATCCTGCTGCTGGGCCTCGAGGGCGGGAACAGCCAGGCACGCGCGGATGCCAGCGACCATCTGGTCCAGGCGCTGCGCGACCACCCCGCGGTCGCGGAGATCCGTAACGGGCGTCTCGACCCGGATGACCCCGCCCTGGATTTCCTGCTTGAGCACCGCTATCTCCTGAGCCCCGAGGTTACCCCGGAGCGCTTCTCTGTCGACACCCTGCGCGACCAGCTCGAGGAACGTCGGGAGGACCTCGGTAGTGCCGCCCCGCTGATGCCCCGGGAACTGATCGGCCGCGACCCCACGGGCGAATCACTGGTGGTGCTCGAACAGTTGGGACAGGCTGGTGGCGGGGGCGAACGCGACCGCCATGGCGTCTGGGTCGACCCCGAGCGCGAGCGGGCCCTGCTGGTCTTGCACAGCGCGGCTGAAGGCATGGATCTGGACGGTCAGGAAGCGCTCCTGAAGGCGCTGGACGAGGCCTTCGCCGAGTACGCGGACGACCTGGGTCTGCTCGTCGCGGGGCCCGCCGTGATTGCGGTCGAAGCGCGCGGGCGCATCCGGGGCGAGATCACCGCCTTCAGCCTGGCCGCCAGCCTGGCCCTGGCCACACTCCTGCTGGTCGTGTTCCGCCACCCCCACCCCGTCTGGCTCGCGGCCGTTCCACTGGCGACCGGCATTCTGTCCGGCGCCGCGGTGGTGACAATGGTATTCGGTCACCTGCACGGGATCGCACTGGCGTTCGGCATTACCGTGCTGGGCATCGCGCTCGACTACCCATTGCACCTGTTCGCGCACAGCCGGCCGCCCCCGCGTGACGGGATGCGCGGCGTGGCACGCGAGCTGTGGCCGGCGATTGGCCTGGGCGCCGGGAGCACGGTACTGGTCTACGCGCTAATGGCGATCACGGGGTTTTCCGGCATGGCCCAGCTCGGGCTGTTCGTGCTGACCGGAGTTGGCGTGGCCGCGATCACCACGCGCTGGGTACTGCCTCGCCTGATGCCACAGGCGTTGCAGCGTGACGGGGTACCACCGGCCCGCCTCCCGGTACCGGCCGCTCTGACGCAGCCTCCGGTGGCGGCGCGCTGGATCCTGGCCGCCTCCGTGCTGGGGGCGCTGGTGGTTATCGCCAGCACCGACCCGTTCCCCTGGGAGGGCAACCTGGGCGCCCTGCACCCGGTCCCGCAGGAGCACATCGACCGCGACCGCGAACTGCGCCACGCCCTGGGACTGCCAGATATCCGCCATGCCCTGCTGATTACCGCTCCGGACCCCGAGCGGGCGCTACAGGCCATCGAAGCGCTGAACCCGGGCCTTGAAGATCTGCGCGACCAGGGGACGCTGACGGACTACGACCATGCGGCCCAGGTCCTGCCGAGCCAGACCTTGCAGCGCATACGCCAGGAGGCCCTGCCCGCCGCGGACACCCTGCGCGCGCGACTGGACACCGCGGTCGACGGGCTGGGTTTCCGCGCGGATGCCTTCGAGCCCTTTCTGGAGGATGTGGCCCGGACCCGCGACCTGGAGCCGCTCACACCGGAGACGCTTCCGGAAGGACCGCTGCGCCAGACGACAGGGACTCTGCTGATGCCGGACGTGGACCGCGGCGACTGGCTGGCCTGGGTGCGGCTCAGCGGCGTGGAGGATGCAACCGCGGTGAGACAATGGCTGCAGCGGGAACCGCTGGCAGACCTGCCCGGCCTGGCCGATGTGGGCGTGCAGCACGTGGATTTTCTGCGCGCCTCGGAGGACCTGGTCAGCGGATTCCGCGATCAGGCGCTGGAGCGGCTGGCCCTCGGCGTGGTGGCCGTCGCCCTGTTACTGCTGCTGGTCACGCGCGCGCCCGGGCGCAGCCTGCGCATCCTGACCGCGGTAGGGAGCGGGCTGGTCCTGACCGTGGCTGCGCTGATCCTGCTCGGGGTTTCCCTGTCGCTTTTCCATCTGATTGCGCTGCTGCTGATCGTCGGACTGTGTCTGGACTACGCGGTGTTTTTCAGTCGTCCGCTGAGAGACCTGCAGGCGCGGCAGGACACGGCCACTTCGGTCAGCATCTGCGCGTTGTCCACCGTGGCCGTGTTTGGCCTGCTGGCCCTTTCCAGTCTGCCGGTGCTGCGGGCCATGGGGCTCACGGTAGTGCTGGGCGTGGTATTTTCCTTTCTCGCAGCCGCGCTTCTGGCGCAGCCCCCCCAGTCGCGACGTACAGTACCCGCAAATCACTGA